In one window of Cytophagaceae bacterium ABcell3 DNA:
- a CDS encoding IS3 family transposase, translated as MVDTDHKLSIRSQCEILNINRSRFYYSPVGETEENLKIMRVLDERYLHKPTHGVLQMQDHLRDLGFTVNHKRVRRLLRLMGLMAIYPKKNLSKLGKAKYIYPYLLRNLDVERTNQVWEIDITYIPMKKGFMYLTAIIDVHSRYVVGWGISNTLSAQSSLSVLKEAVSRYGKPEIINSDQGSQFTCGEWVNLLQEMRIKISMDGKGRAIDNIYIERLWRTVKQDYVYLHPAKDGLELYQGLAIFFEFYNYEKHHQGIERQVPSDVYLAA; from the coding sequence ATGGTAGATACTGATCACAAGCTAAGTATTCGCTCCCAATGTGAGATTTTAAATATAAACCGTAGCAGGTTTTACTACTCTCCTGTTGGAGAAACTGAAGAAAACCTTAAAATAATGAGGGTTTTAGATGAACGGTACCTTCATAAGCCTACACATGGTGTTTTGCAAATGCAGGACCACCTGAGAGATCTTGGTTTTACAGTAAACCATAAGCGAGTTCGCCGCCTATTGAGGCTTATGGGACTTATGGCCATTTACCCTAAAAAAAACCTCAGCAAGTTAGGCAAAGCTAAGTATATTTATCCCTATTTACTAAGAAACCTGGATGTTGAACGTACAAATCAGGTTTGGGAAATTGATATAACATATATCCCGATGAAAAAAGGTTTTATGTACTTGACAGCCATTATCGATGTCCATAGCAGATATGTTGTTGGCTGGGGAATATCAAACACACTCAGCGCTCAGTCGAGCCTATCGGTGCTGAAAGAGGCAGTAAGCAGGTATGGGAAGCCAGAGATAATAAACTCTGACCAAGGCAGCCAGTTTACCTGTGGAGAATGGGTAAACCTGTTACAAGAAATGAGAATTAAAATCAGCATGGACGGCAAGGGAAGAGCCATTGACAATATTTATATAGAAAGGCTCTGGCGAACTGTAAAGCAAGACTATGTATACCTACATCCTGCTAAAGACGGTTTGGAACTTTACCAAGGGCTTGCTATATTCTTTGAGTTTTACAATTATGAAAAACACCATCAGGGAATAGAGCGACAGGTGCCATCAGATGTTTATTTAGCAGCATGA
- a CDS encoding RHS repeat-associated core domain-containing protein, with protein MQKQDGSYKSTTYIDGIFEHTRESISAAAYAIPNLEIGQWTIGVYDQGTAIPDLEIGQWIIGQYGGSTTEQNTLHIMDDQSRIATIRLGDAMGDITPAIKYNLEDHLGSSSIQLDTNGTLVNSEEYYPFGETSFGSYGKKRYRFCGKEKDEESGLYYYGMRYYNAWTCRFVSVDPLAGKTKNFSPYAYADCNPIMKNDPTGGKAENAGGGGGDGGGGGEKASDETGASREGREIVKVNGVSYETWKGKDGTIYAQKVEDVETGKGHSKVPVNKVANKAEREAIQSHWDSEFSKAENTEVEIDCAELIEENSSKSILDVLVDSEEEALGAKLGNSTSLGGDVKETVVEGVNKTAEFVSEDLKVKDADAPLLGLGIYLDRKGDQLNKKYSKPIKEGKYPKKDGTMGDANDMASRKPKRQSQAYRKAVAGDKLAKVFKALGPVIGIAQIMSDYNLWRKGEMSDARFVFKLTVFAGSLHPATKGLSMLLDIIDFLIVDNMDFIQDTFDDVVNWWNSW; from the coding sequence GTGCAAAAGCAGGACGGTTCTTATAAAAGCACTACCTACATAGACGGGATATTTGAGCATACCAGGGAAAGCATCAGTGCCGCTGCCTATGCCATCCCGAACCTGGAGATAGGCCAGTGGACTATTGGTGTATATGACCAGGGTACAGCGATACCGGATTTGGAAATAGGCCAGTGGATAATAGGGCAGTACGGTGGCAGTACCACAGAGCAGAACACCCTGCACATCATGGACGACCAGAGCCGCATAGCCACCATACGCCTTGGCGATGCCATGGGTGACATCACCCCTGCTATTAAGTACAACCTCGAAGACCATCTGGGCAGCAGCAGTATACAATTAGATACAAATGGTACGTTGGTAAACAGTGAGGAGTATTACCCCTTTGGGGAAACTTCTTTTGGCAGCTATGGGAAAAAGCGGTACAGGTTCTGTGGGAAGGAAAAAGACGAGGAGAGCGGGCTGTACTACTATGGCATGAGGTATTATAATGCATGGACGTGCAGGTTTGTTAGTGTGGATCCGCTGGCGGGGAAAACGAAAAACTTCTCACCATATGCTTATGCCGACTGCAATCCGATAATGAAGAACGACCCTACCGGAGGGAAAGCTGAAAATGCCGGTGGTGGCGGTGGTGATGGTGGCGGAGGCGGAGAAAAAGCATCTGATGAGACAGGGGCTAGTCGGGAAGGCCGAGAAATAGTGAAAGTTAATGGAGTGAGTTACGAAACCTGGAAGGGTAAGGACGGCACTATTTATGCTCAGAAGGTTGAGGATGTTGAAACAGGTAAGGGGCACAGTAAAGTCCCTGTTAATAAAGTTGCTAATAAAGCAGAGCGTGAAGCTATTCAAAGTCATTGGGATTCAGAATTCTCCAAAGCTGAAAATACTGAAGTGGAGATTGATTGCGCTGAGTTGATTGAAGAAAATAGTTCTAAGTCAATATTAGATGTATTGGTAGATTCCGAGGAGGAGGCTTTAGGGGCTAAATTAGGTAATTCTACAAGCTTGGGAGGTGATGTAAAAGAAACTGTGGTTGAAGGTGTCAATAAAACTGCAGAATTTGTTTCTGAAGATTTAAAGGTAAAAGATGCAGATGCACCTTTGCTAGGGCTGGGAATTTATTTAGATAGAAAAGGGGATCAACTTAATAAGAAATATTCAAAGCCAATCAAGGAAGGTAAATATCCGAAAAAAGATGGGACAATGGGCGACGCCAATGATATGGCATCAAGAAAGCCTAAAAGACAGTCCCAAGCATATAGGAAAGCAGTGGCAGGGGATAAATTGGCAAAAGTTTTTAAAGCGTTAGGCCCAGTCATAGGAATTGCTCAAATAATGAGTGATTATAATTTATGGAGAAAAGGAGAAATGTCTGATGCTCGGTTTGTATTTAAATTGACTGTGTTTGCAGGTAGTCTTCATCCGGCAACCAAAGGGTTAAGTATGTTATTAGACATAATTGATTTTCTAATAGTTGATAATATGGATTTTATTCAAGATACCTTTGATGATGTAGTTAACTGGTGGAATAGTTGGTAA
- a CDS encoding helix-turn-helix transcriptional regulator yields the protein MSLANNIKRLREERGVLQKQLATEIGLGISHYNKIENGQREASVEILDKLAKFYGITIDQIVHMGKSVPKEVTVEDKTASEQLRLLSELDEKEKSIIYSMIDCMLTKKKFKDFFNNNVAAL from the coding sequence ATGAGTTTAGCCAACAATATCAAGCGATTAAGAGAAGAAAGAGGCGTTTTACAAAAACAGTTAGCTACAGAAATAGGCTTGGGGATCTCTCATTACAATAAAATTGAGAATGGACAAAGAGAAGCTTCTGTAGAGATTCTGGATAAGCTTGCCAAGTTTTACGGTATTACCATTGATCAGATTGTTCACATGGGTAAATCCGTACCTAAAGAAGTAACAGTAGAAGACAAAACAGCTTCCGAACAATTAAGACTGCTTTCCGAACTCGATGAAAAAGAAAAATCAATCATCTATAGTATGATTGATTGTATGCTGACAAAAAAGAAGTTTAAGGATTTCTTTAACAATAATGTAGCTGCCCTATAA
- a CDS encoding RHS repeat-associated core domain-containing protein, translated as MKRIIRYLIDALYRLLSATGRETATTATEPWDDTYRSHDPTLTRGYTQHYSYDKMGNIQGLQHIATGGNFTRSFQYSPEKNILEDITIGQTAYGFIHDVNGNIIREGESRHFAWDYADRLKSFRIQAGEGEPSLNAFYLYDSGGNRIKKLVQKQDGSYKSTTYIDGIFEHTRESISAAAYAIPNLEIGQWTIGVYDQGTAIPDLEIGQWIIGQYGGSTTEQNTLHIMDDQSRIATIRLGDAMGDITPAIKYNLEDHLGSSCIQVDSNGTLVSREEYTPFGETSFGSYGKKRYRFCGKEKDEESGLYYYGMRYYNAWTCRFVSVDPLAPKYAHLSPFAYADNKPINHTDIDGAETGSTEPSPQSGDGGDSTQTTDAGAKEPKIHTVVAGDTLSEIAQKYGVSTEELRNANNLDPKNDKKLQIGTKLKLPEARGIISSDALNEDNIKTAGPNEMAQGRAAHRALSEHIEKREDSRFWRPNKAVNAPDDRSRPDIVYEKGAVAGVWELKPGMGPSAVLAAKEAKDYVTALNEAYGTDKYKTGQKGGAPAPLPNGIILTDPKTKQSFMFMIPDANNGAILWYAKDGNKDPQTQPVVAPETERKHTPQLVPENRYWADPDIDKKMILVSLAAIAIVAYYVVRSRIIPVPIP; from the coding sequence TTGAAGCGAATTATCCGTTATCTGATCGATGCCCTCTACCGGCTGCTCTCCGCCACCGGCAGGGAAACAGCCACCACCGCCACAGAGCCCTGGGACGATACCTATAGGAGCCATGACCCCACGCTGACACGCGGATATACCCAACATTACAGCTATGACAAGATGGGCAACATTCAGGGACTGCAGCACATAGCCACCGGCGGAAACTTCACCAGAAGCTTTCAATATTCCCCTGAAAAGAATATATTAGAAGACATTACCATAGGGCAGACGGCCTATGGCTTTATACATGATGTAAACGGCAATATCATAAGAGAAGGAGAGTCCCGGCATTTTGCATGGGACTACGCAGACCGGCTGAAGTCCTTCCGCATACAGGCAGGTGAGGGAGAACCAAGTCTCAATGCCTTTTATCTGTATGACAGTGGCGGCAACCGCATAAAAAAGCTGGTGCAAAAGCAGGACGGTTCTTATAAAAGCACTACCTACATAGACGGGATATTTGAGCATACCAGGGAAAGCATCAGTGCCGCTGCCTATGCCATCCCGAACCTGGAGATAGGCCAGTGGACTATTGGTGTATATGACCAGGGTACAGCGATACCGGATTTGGAAATAGGCCAGTGGATAATAGGGCAGTACGGTGGCAGTACCACAGAGCAGAACACCCTGCACATCATGGACGACCAGAGCCGCATAGCCACCATACGCCTTGGCGATGCCATGGGTGACATCACCCCTGCTATTAAGTACAACCTCGAAGACCATCTGGGCAGCAGTTGTATACAAGTTGACAGCAACGGTACGTTAGTAAGCAGAGAGGAATACACGCCCTTTGGGGAAACCTCCTTCGGGAGCTATGGAAAAAAGCGCTACAGGTTCTGTGGGAAGGAAAAGGACGAGGAAAGCGGGCTGTACTACTACGGTATGAGGTACTACAATGCCTGGACGTGCAGGTTTGTGAGTGTGGATCCGCTGGCTCCTAAATATGCTCATCTATCTCCTTTTGCTTATGCAGACAATAAGCCTATCAATCATACAGATATAGACGGAGCAGAAACCGGAAGCACAGAGCCCTCTCCGCAAAGTGGTGATGGAGGGGATAGTACACAAACCACAGATGCAGGAGCAAAAGAACCAAAGATTCATACTGTAGTGGCTGGAGATACTTTATCAGAAATTGCTCAAAAGTATGGAGTATCTACAGAGGAGTTAAGAAATGCTAATAACCTTGATCCTAAAAATGACAAGAAGTTACAAATAGGCACAAAATTAAAATTGCCAGAAGCACGAGGTATTATTTCTTCTGATGCACTTAATGAAGATAATATTAAAACTGCCGGGCCAAACGAAATGGCTCAGGGAAGAGCTGCCCACAGAGCATTAAGTGAGCATATTGAAAAAAGAGAGGATTCTAGATTTTGGAGGCCTAATAAGGCAGTAAATGCACCTGATGATAGGAGCCGTCCAGATATAGTTTATGAAAAAGGGGCGGTTGCAGGAGTTTGGGAATTAAAGCCAGGTATGGGGCCTTCTGCTGTTCTTGCTGCGAAAGAGGCAAAAGATTACGTTACTGCTTTAAATGAAGCTTATGGGACAGATAAATACAAAACTGGACAAAAAGGTGGAGCGCCAGCTCCTCTTCCCAATGGTATTATACTTACAGACCCAAAGACTAAACAATCATTTATGTTTATGATACCTGATGCAAATAACGGTGCTATACTATGGTATGCAAAAGATGGAAACAAAGATCCACAAACCCAACCTGTAGTAGCGCCTGAAACAGAAAGAAAGCATACACCTCAACTTGTACCTGAAAACAGATATTGGGCTGATCCTGATATTGATAAAAAAATGATATTAGTTAGTTTAGCTGCAATTGCTATTGTAGCTTATTATGTTGTTAGAAGTAGGATCATTCCTGTTCCTATACCTTAA